One Brassica napus cultivar Da-Ae chromosome C2, Da-Ae, whole genome shotgun sequence DNA window includes the following coding sequences:
- the BNAC02G41020D gene encoding uncharacterized protein BNAC02G41020D isoform X1 — translation MGEATEMKLKIHFGGSMKKDGEGYVYVGETGTKNVEWKIDEITWERFSLFCKEDSLIRAPIGLLWFKFEKEEMKDLRYAYDYLDEEMRILRSAGKLGVDVVEVFVEHIPNTKQDERSCSDEDEDVDRPKEDDEPEESKDENPTIQDIPAEIMTGNEAATGENQNENDDVGDELVVDAADGGSDSRFKSIFDEGMKAIPDKEAYGEGINEEEKDDDSEDERAPVDVEYPDTPVDSEDEWEGWNRERRGKGKVKEKDKYHGDYEKPPYIWLFQKFNSGLEFKDQLLKYSMNTQYDVKMAKSESWRIAVVCSNEKCKFRVYCSVEKPINRWMVKVCHMKHNHGKSSRISMLKQGVIAGLFREELRRNVNLPTSAIKDAIKERYDIVVPIGKCYRGRHIALGTILEAQTTQFGKLWDYEAELHRSNGGISTELCTREANGVQMFDCFYICFKELRESWKSCCRPVIGLDGCFLKWDLNGDLLAAVGRDADNRMFPIAWAVVRGENKDTWGWFVKKLKMDLDLGNGKDLTIISDKKKGLVHAIQLELPDAEHRMCARHIYANWKKLGFARSEFKSLFWGVAYSYTEGEYEEKLNLLEAYNVVAHQELLKTDPKRWCRAYFRVDSHCPDVHNNLSESFNRTIKMARAKPVITMLEDIRRQAMKRNSRWWFMADKWDTIVTPITLALLEKARIAKKYCLTLRSSSSLYEVNECDNGYTVNLATHQCACRRWDLTGIPCKHAVCVFDDNQEDPVKYTSEYYYTHKMKKTYNENIKPVNGENLWKRLGKPSIGIPELRKSRGRPRTRERGEKSHLKTLKTLENRQDTDVCPNVAVAFRWVTLKVVAKMNKWFMRVQRTNVDDLVYIQWVRLSLLQQEEKEQALLNLFKLLNHPLRYQLTLLLHSHQFHPLIQSLMPRKLQEDLL, via the exons ATGGG GGAAGCAACAGAAATGAAGTTAAAGATTCATTTTGGAGGTTCAATGAAGAAGGATGGTGAAGGATATGTGTATGTTGGTGAAACGGGCACCAAAAATGTGGAGTGGAAGATTGACGAGATCACATGGGAGAGGTTCAGTCTGTTTTGCAAGGAAGATTCACTGATACGAGCACCAATTGGACTGCTTTGGTTCAAGTTCGAGAAAGAGGAGATGAAAGACCTGAGATATGCATATGATTACTTGGATGAGGAGATGCGTATACTTCGTTCTGCGGGGAAGCTAGGAGTAGATGTTGTTGAAGTGTTTGTGGAACACATACCAAACACCAAACAAGACGAGCGTTCGTGtagtgatgaagatgaagatgttgACAGACCAAAGGAAGACGATGAGCCTGAAGAATCAAAGGATGAAAATCCGACTATTCAAGATATTCCGGCTGAGATTATGACTGGAAACGAAGCTGCCACTGGTGAGAAtcagaatgaaaatgatgatgtggGTGATGAGCTTGTTGTTGATGCAGCAGATGGTGGTAGCGACAGCAGGTTTAAGTCTATATTTGATGAAGGTATGAAAGCAATACCAGATAAAGAAGCATACGGAGAAGGCATAAATGAGGAAGAAAAGGATGATGACAGTGAAGATGAAAGGGCTCCTGTAGATGTTGAATATCCTGATACGCCCGTAGATTCAGAGGATGAATGGGAAGGATGgaatagagagagaagagggaAAGGGAAAGTCAAAGAGAAGGACAAATACCATGGAGATTATGAGAAGCCACCTTACATATGGCTATTTCAGAAGTTCAACAGTGGGTTAGAGTTCAAGGATCAACTGTTAAAGTATTCTATGAATACACAGTATGATGTGAAGATGGCGAAGTCAGAATCTTGGAGGATTGCGGTTGTTTGTTCCAATGAGAAATGTAAATTTCGGGTATATTGCTCAGTAGAGAAGCCTATTAATAGGTGGATGGTGAAAGTGTGTCACATGAAACACAATCATGGTAAATCAAGTCGAATCTCCATGTTGAAGCAAGGCGTGATTGCTGGTTTGTTTAGAGAAGAGTTGCGAAGGAATGTCAACCTCCCGACATCAGCGATTAAAGATGCTATAAAGGAAAGATATGATATCGTGGTGCCTATAGGTAAGTGTTATAGAGGAAGACACATAGCCTTGGGTACAATCCTTGAAGCACAGACAACGCAATTTGGCAAGTTATGGGATTATGAAGCAGAGTTACATAGATCAAATGGTGGTATAAGCACTGAATTATGCACAAGAGAGGCTAACGGTGTTCAGATGTTTGACTGCTTTTATATTTGCTTCAAGGAATTACGTGAATCATGGAAGAGTTGTTGTAGACCTGTAATAGGTCTTGATGGATGCTTCTTAAAGTGGGATTTAAATGGAGATTTGCTTGCAGCAGTTGGTAGAGACGCTGATAACAGAATGTTTCCCATTGCTTGGGCAGTTGTAAGAGGGGAAAACAAAGACACTTGGGGCTGGTTTGTGAAGAAGCTAAAGATGGATCTCGACTTGGGGAATGGCAAGGATCTGACCATCATTTCGGATAAAAAAAAAGGTCTTGTTCATGCCATACAGTTGGAACTCCCTGATGCAGAACACCGCATGTGTGCTAGACATATTTATGCGAATTGGAAGAAGCTTGGGTTTGCGAGATCAGAGTTTAAATCTTTGTTTTGGGGAGTTGCTTACAGCTACACTGAAGGAGAGTATGAAGAGAAGTTGAATCTATTAGAGGCATATAATGTTGTAGCACACCAAGAGTTACTCAAGACGGACCCTAAGAGGTGGTGTAGAGCATATTTCAGAGTTGATTCACACTGTCCTGACGTGCATAATAACTTATCTGAGAGCTTCAACAGAACCATAAAGATGGCAAGGGCGAAACCCGTGATAACTATGTTGGAGGACATTCGGAGACAAGCTATGAAGAGGAATTCAAGGTGGTGGTTTATGGCAGATAAGTGGGATACTATTGTTACACCAATCACACTTGCTTTATTGGAGAAAGCAAGGATTGCCAAGAAATATTGTTTAACACTACGAAGCAGCTCAAGTTTGTATGAGGTTAATGAGTGTGATAATGGTTACACAGTGAATTTGGCAACACATCAGTGTGCTTGCAGGCGATGGGATCTTACTGGTATACCTTGCAAACATGCTGTCTGTGTGTTTGATGATAATCAAGAAGACCCTGTGAAGTATACATCCGAGTATTACTACACCCATAAGATGAAGAAAACATACAACGAGAACATCAAGCCCGTCAATGGTGAAAACTTGTGGAAGAGGCTAGGAAAACCATCAATAGGAATACCAGAGTTAAGGAAGTCAAGAGGTAGaccaagaacaagagagagaggagaaaagAGCCATTTGAAGACCTTGAAAACGCTGGAAAATCGACAAGACACGGACGTGTGCCCAAATGTAGCTGTTGCCTTCAGATGGGTCACATTAAAAGTGGTTGCAAAAATGAACAAGTGGTTTATGAGGGTCCAAAGAACAAACGTGGACGACCTCGTATACATACAGTG GGTCCGCCTAAGCCTCCttcaacaagaagaaaaagaacaagCTCTTCTCAACCTGTTCAAGCTGCTGAATCATCCTCTCAGATACCAACTCACTCTACTGCTCCACAGCCATCAGTTTCATCCTCTGATCCAAAGCCTCATGCCAAGAAAGCTCCAAGAGGACCTCCTTTGA